In a genomic window of Dyadobacter fermentans DSM 18053:
- a CDS encoding complex I subunit 4 family protein, translating into MIDHILTFLIAIPLLGAVAVAFWPVDRQHNFRLITLVALLLEVVVTAVSYLSFDIQNPGQQLSEVRDWITLPIGSLGVVSIDYALAVDGISFPLVLLAVVVLLVGVVSSWNVNHKSRAYFGLYLLLSGSVMGCFLAQDLFLFYLFFEFMLLPMYFLIGLWGGPRREYAALKFFIYTFLGSLLILIVMIGLYLSVIDPVETARAVGLIGPEDAIHPDMIPQIQQWLFDGKIAPEQLIHTFRFSYLADPGNYIPGSILNTASDFFIGNIPVRLLAFWFLFIGFAVKLPVVPVHTWLPDAHVEAPTPISVVLAGILLKIGGYGFIRIVDGFFPAEALYSAIPLAVLGMISIVYGGFNALGQNDLKKMIAYSSVSHMGFVLLGIAAFTPEGFNGAIYQMVSHGILSAMLFLLTGVIYDRTHDRRIDHYRGLVGVMPRYTVLTGIAFFASLGLPGFSGFVGELFTLMGAFQSDALPVWIPALSTLGIVLAAGYFLWTYQRMFFGSFWYKNATTQVLNDLTRRETFMLVPLAILTILVGILPGLLFNLSGPAIEAWFEGLK; encoded by the coding sequence ATGATTGATCATATACTCACCTTCTTAATTGCCATACCATTACTGGGCGCCGTGGCCGTCGCTTTCTGGCCGGTCGATCGCCAGCACAATTTCCGCCTCATCACGCTCGTCGCGTTGCTGCTGGAAGTAGTCGTTACAGCCGTTTCGTACCTTTCATTCGACATTCAGAACCCCGGCCAGCAACTTTCCGAGGTGAGGGACTGGATCACGCTACCCATCGGTTCGCTGGGAGTTGTTTCGATTGATTATGCATTGGCCGTGGATGGTATCAGCTTTCCGCTGGTGCTGCTGGCGGTGGTGGTGCTATTGGTCGGCGTGGTGAGTTCGTGGAATGTCAACCACAAATCGAGGGCGTATTTTGGCTTATACCTCCTGCTAAGCGGCAGTGTGATGGGCTGTTTTCTGGCTCAAGACCTGTTCCTCTTCTATTTGTTTTTCGAATTTATGCTCCTTCCGATGTACTTTCTCATCGGCCTCTGGGGCGGTCCGCGGCGTGAATATGCCGCTTTGAAGTTCTTCATTTATACATTCCTCGGCTCGCTGCTGATCCTGATTGTAATGATCGGCCTGTACCTTTCGGTAATCGATCCGGTGGAAACGGCGCGGGCGGTAGGCCTCATCGGCCCCGAGGACGCCATTCACCCGGACATGATCCCGCAGATCCAGCAATGGCTGTTCGATGGTAAGATCGCCCCCGAGCAACTCATCCACACCTTCCGTTTCAGCTACCTCGCCGATCCCGGCAACTACATTCCGGGCTCGATCCTGAACACCGCTTCCGACTTTTTTATCGGCAACATTCCCGTTCGCTTGCTGGCATTCTGGTTCCTGTTCATCGGTTTCGCCGTAAAACTGCCGGTTGTGCCAGTCCACACCTGGCTTCCCGATGCGCACGTAGAAGCGCCTACGCCCATTTCGGTGGTGCTTGCGGGTATTTTGCTTAAAATCGGTGGTTATGGTTTCATTCGGATCGTGGATGGTTTCTTCCCGGCCGAAGCGCTATACAGTGCCATTCCGCTCGCCGTGCTGGGTATGATCTCCATCGTTTACGGCGGTTTCAATGCATTGGGACAAAACGATCTGAAAAAAATGATCGCTTACTCGTCCGTCTCGCACATGGGCTTTGTACTGCTTGGAATCGCTGCATTCACGCCCGAGGGTTTCAACGGCGCCATTTATCAGATGGTTAGCCACGGGATTTTATCGGCAATGCTCTTCTTACTCACCGGCGTTATTTACGACCGCACCCACGACCGTCGCATCGATCATTACCGCGGCCTCGTGGGCGTCATGCCGCGATACACGGTCCTCACAGGCATCGCATTCTTCGCATCGCTGGGCTTGCCGGGCTTCTCGGGTTTCGTAGGCGAGCTTTTCACGCTCATGGGCGCATTCCAGTCCGACGCCCTGCCAGTTTGGATTCCCGCATTGTCCACATTAGGTATCGTCCTGGCCGCCGGCTACTTCCTGTGGACCTACCAACGCATGTTTTTCGGCTCATTCTGGTACAAAAACGCCACCACCCAAGTCCTCAACGACCTCACCCGCCGCGAAACTTTCATGCTGGTGCCGCTGGCCATCCTCACCATCCTCGTCGGTATCCTGCCCGGGCTGCTGTTCAACTTATCCGGGCCTGCGATTGAAGCCTGGTTTGAGGGGTTGAAGTGA
- the nuoL gene encoding NADH-quinone oxidoreductase subunit L: MPDTAYHLPAYLLLGLPFSCFLLLWLGGTSLNKYAGWIGALVTVAGLLISFTYIPNLGIPYSLLQVPLPWFAVGERYIDLSLRFDTLSTLMLVIVHFVALLVQLYSTAYMHADRNVNRYFAFIQLFLFSMLGIVLASNLLMMYIFWELVGLSSYLLIGFWYTKKRPVWAAQKAFVLNRIGDAAFLTGILMLFYYVGVTDLEVLALEIGTIPQGILTVIGICLFGGCVGKSAQFPLSGWLPDAMEGPTPVSALIHAATMVAAGIFLLARISFLLTVDARLVILVIGAITMVIGAVKALNGWDIKKVLAYSTMSQLGLMVMAVGFGSWQTAMFHLATHAFFKAGLFLSAGSVIHAVTPHEEHTGAEPQFDPQDMRTMGGLRKALPITFICFSICAAALAGLPFFSGFLSKDAIITEGFLWASEFGALGYLFPVLVVLSAGLTAFYMTRQVWLIFFGNERFPAAVHPHESPVAMWLPMALLSALSVFCWFSINPFNAEGWFLQWIGQEHGEHLIWVPFVASAFTFVSIFLAYRETGSANPFKVNDPIPVGEPAQSPWNWLRGYSNEHYFLIPFEYITKYLKVFEKNVVDALVDLVAKGSLVFGHLIAWFDRTFIDGAVNLTVFSIRSAGQAARNMQGGRIQSYYIVTVMGIFLLILWLVAM, translated from the coding sequence ATGCCCGATACTGCATACCATTTACCTGCTTATCTGCTATTGGGCTTGCCGTTTTCGTGCTTCTTATTGCTATGGCTGGGTGGAACAAGTCTAAATAAATATGCAGGCTGGATCGGCGCATTGGTAACCGTTGCCGGGCTGCTGATCAGTTTCACATATATTCCCAACCTCGGCATTCCGTACAGCTTATTGCAGGTTCCGCTGCCCTGGTTTGCCGTGGGCGAGCGCTACATTGATCTCTCGCTGCGGTTTGATACGCTCTCCACATTAATGCTCGTGATCGTGCATTTCGTGGCGCTGCTAGTGCAGCTTTATTCCACCGCCTACATGCACGCCGACCGGAACGTAAACCGGTATTTCGCATTCATACAGCTGTTTCTGTTCTCGATGCTCGGCATTGTGCTCGCGAGCAACCTGCTCATGATGTACATCTTCTGGGAGCTCGTGGGGCTGTCGTCATACCTGCTGATTGGTTTTTGGTATACCAAAAAACGGCCTGTATGGGCAGCGCAAAAGGCATTTGTGCTCAACCGCATTGGTGATGCGGCATTTCTGACGGGCATTCTGATGCTCTTTTACTACGTCGGAGTTACTGACCTGGAAGTGTTGGCGCTCGAAATCGGCACCATTCCTCAGGGCATTCTCACGGTCATCGGCATTTGTCTTTTCGGTGGTTGTGTGGGTAAATCGGCGCAATTCCCGCTTTCGGGCTGGCTTCCCGACGCGATGGAAGGCCCCACGCCGGTTTCGGCATTGATCCACGCGGCCACCATGGTGGCGGCAGGTATCTTTCTGCTCGCAAGAATATCCTTTTTGCTAACCGTCGATGCCCGTTTGGTAATCCTCGTTATCGGCGCCATTACGATGGTCATCGGCGCTGTGAAGGCATTAAATGGCTGGGATATTAAAAAAGTCCTCGCCTATTCCACCATGTCGCAGCTTGGGCTAATGGTCATGGCGGTCGGCTTTGGAAGCTGGCAAACGGCCATGTTCCACCTCGCCACGCACGCATTCTTCAAAGCAGGCCTTTTTCTATCAGCCGGCTCGGTGATCCACGCCGTAACGCCGCATGAAGAGCATACCGGTGCCGAACCTCAGTTCGATCCGCAGGATATGCGCACGATGGGCGGCTTGCGCAAGGCATTGCCGATTACATTCATTTGTTTCTCCATCTGTGCAGCTGCCTTGGCCGGGCTGCCATTCTTTTCGGGCTTCCTTTCCAAAGACGCCATTATCACCGAAGGTTTCCTCTGGGCTTCGGAGTTTGGGGCCTTGGGCTACTTGTTCCCTGTGCTGGTCGTATTGTCGGCAGGGTTAACGGCCTTTTATATGACGCGTCAGGTGTGGCTGATATTTTTTGGAAATGAACGCTTTCCTGCGGCAGTACACCCGCACGAGTCGCCGGTGGCGATGTGGCTGCCGATGGCGCTGCTTTCGGCATTGTCGGTGTTTTGCTGGTTCTCGATCAATCCTTTCAATGCCGAGGGGTGGTTCCTGCAATGGATCGGACAAGAGCATGGTGAACATTTGATATGGGTTCCATTTGTAGCGAGCGCCTTTACGTTTGTGTCAATTTTCCTGGCCTACCGCGAAACGGGCAGTGCCAATCCTTTTAAAGTAAACGATCCGATACCCGTCGGAGAGCCGGCTCAAAGCCCGTGGAACTGGCTGCGCGGCTATTCCAACGAACATTACTTCCTCATTCCATTCGAGTACATCACGAAGTATCTCAAAGTTTTTGAAAAAAATGTGGTCGACGCCCTCGTCGATCTCGTTGCGAAAGGCAGCCTGGTGTTCGGACATCTCATTGCCTGGTTCGACAGAACGTTTATCGACGGCGCCGTCAACCTGACCGTTTTCTCGATCCGTTCGGCCGGTCAGGCGGCGCGGAACATGCAGGGTGGCCGCATACAGTCCTATTACATTGTGACGGTAATGGGCATCTTTTTATTGATATTGTGGCTGGTTGCGATGTAA
- a CDS encoding serine hydrolase domain-containing protein translates to MLKKVQPKVWWTAAAVLVILLISWGLVRKNKTDSPDVAVTGQSVKNLDPVPVTNPDAEMAAKIAKIEDIFRRKRRAGFNGNVLVVQKGKILYQNSFGFAHMKAKDTLDADSRFQLASLSKPFTAVAVLKLIQEGRVALDDSVQRFFPDFPYHGVKVDMLLSHRSGLPNYIYSFNDSVRHGRKYPDNLDILDWYAKVIPTPQPYNRPGRSFNYCNTNYCVLAAIVEKVTGDSFGKYLNSQIFTPLGMQNTYLVTDTTIAATKNRTDGHQYGRRLDKDYYDEVVGDKGLYSTTMDIYRFYNGLTKGLIIEKKMLDEAFKPRSFERAGIRNYGYGFRMHTKEDNTPRFIYHGGWWKGYNTMLWVCPEDDAVIIVLGNTYNRSTYDLRELLEVVHGSVKIDDIEKDI, encoded by the coding sequence ATGTTGAAAAAAGTGCAGCCGAAAGTGTGGTGGACGGCAGCTGCTGTCCTGGTTATTTTGTTGATTTCCTGGGGATTAGTCAGAAAAAACAAAACCGATTCCCCGGACGTGGCCGTGACTGGGCAATCCGTCAAGAACCTCGATCCCGTGCCGGTGACGAACCCTGATGCCGAAATGGCCGCCAAAATCGCCAAGATCGAGGACATTTTCAGGCGTAAGCGCAGGGCCGGATTCAACGGCAATGTGCTGGTGGTTCAAAAAGGCAAAATACTTTACCAAAACTCGTTCGGCTTCGCGCACATGAAGGCGAAAGACACCCTGGACGCCGATTCGCGTTTCCAGCTGGCGTCGCTTTCGAAGCCATTTACGGCGGTGGCGGTTTTGAAACTCATCCAGGAAGGCCGAGTAGCGCTCGACGACTCGGTGCAACGCTTCTTTCCCGATTTCCCCTACCACGGCGTGAAGGTGGATATGCTCCTGAGCCATCGGAGTGGCTTGCCCAATTACATTTACTCGTTCAACGACAGCGTCCGCCACGGTCGGAAGTATCCCGATAACCTCGACATTCTCGACTGGTATGCCAAAGTGATCCCTACCCCGCAGCCTTACAACCGCCCGGGCAGGTCGTTCAACTATTGCAATACCAATTACTGTGTCCTGGCCGCAATCGTCGAAAAAGTCACCGGAGACTCGTTCGGCAAATACCTCAACAGCCAGATTTTCACGCCGTTGGGAATGCAAAATACTTACCTGGTAACCGATACGACCATTGCCGCCACCAAAAACCGGACCGACGGCCATCAGTACGGACGCAGGCTCGACAAGGATTATTACGATGAAGTGGTGGGCGATAAAGGCCTGTATTCCACCACCATGGACATTTACCGGTTCTACAACGGCCTCACCAAAGGCCTCATCATTGAAAAGAAAATGCTCGACGAGGCCTTTAAGCCCCGCAGCTTCGAACGGGCCGGCATCCGCAACTACGGATATGGCTTCCGCATGCACACCAAAGAAGATAACACGCCGCGATTTATCTACCACGGCGGCTGGTGGAAAGGCTACAATACCATGCTATGGGTGTGCCCGGAAGACGACGCGGTGATCATCGTGCTCGGCAACACTTACAACCGATCGACTTACGATTTGCGGGAACTGCTGGAAGTCGTTCATGGTTCGGTGAAGATCGACGATATTGAGAAAGACATCTAG
- the asnS gene encoding asparagine--tRNA ligase, with protein MGPLQIKEILQTAPENQSVVVKGWVRTKRESKNAIFIALNDGSTINNIQAVAEPGQFSAELLLTVTTGSCLKVTGQLIASQGAGQTVEVKITDIEVYGTADPEEYPLQPKKHSLEFLREIAHLRPRTNTFSAILRIRHALAFAVHQYFNEKGFFYLHTPVITASDAEGAGEMFRVTTLDLNNLPRTEEGAINFKEDFFGREANLTVSGQLEGELGAMALSKIYTFGPTFRAENSNTTRHLAEFWMIEPEMAFFELEDNMDLAEDFVKKVITYALINCKDDLNFLQNRLIEEEKNKPQNERSLPLLEKLAFVVDNPFERLTYTEAIEILLKSKPQKEGKFQFPVTGWGIDLSSEHERYLVEKHFKKPVILTNYPREIKSFYMKLDEDGKTVRAMDVLFPGIGEIIGGSQREESYEKLLGRVKEIGIDPENLWWYLETRKFGTAPHSGFGLGFERLVQFVTGMGNIRDVIPFPRYPKSAEF; from the coding sequence ATGGGACCGTTGCAAATCAAAGAAATTTTACAAACTGCGCCTGAAAACCAATCGGTTGTTGTAAAGGGCTGGGTAAGAACAAAACGAGAAAGCAAAAACGCAATTTTCATCGCGTTGAATGACGGGTCGACCATCAATAATATTCAGGCAGTGGCTGAACCCGGTCAGTTTTCTGCCGAGCTGCTGCTCACAGTAACCACCGGGTCGTGCCTTAAAGTAACCGGCCAGCTCATCGCGTCACAGGGTGCGGGACAAACGGTGGAGGTAAAAATCACCGACATTGAGGTGTACGGAACGGCTGATCCTGAGGAATATCCGCTGCAGCCGAAGAAGCATTCACTCGAATTCCTGCGCGAGATCGCCCACCTTCGCCCGCGCACAAACACTTTCAGCGCGATCCTGCGTATCCGTCACGCATTGGCGTTCGCAGTGCACCAGTATTTCAATGAAAAAGGCTTTTTCTACCTGCACACGCCGGTAATTACGGCTTCGGACGCTGAGGGTGCTGGCGAAATGTTCCGTGTGACCACGCTCGACCTGAATAACCTGCCGCGTACGGAAGAAGGTGCGATTAATTTTAAAGAAGATTTCTTCGGTCGCGAAGCTAACCTGACCGTTTCGGGCCAGCTGGAAGGCGAGCTGGGCGCGATGGCGCTTTCGAAGATTTACACTTTTGGCCCAACATTCCGCGCCGAAAACTCCAACACAACACGCCATTTGGCTGAATTCTGGATGATTGAGCCGGAAATGGCGTTTTTCGAGCTGGAAGACAATATGGATTTGGCGGAGGATTTTGTCAAAAAAGTGATCACTTATGCATTGATCAACTGCAAAGACGACCTGAATTTCCTTCAAAACCGCCTCATTGAAGAAGAAAAGAACAAGCCGCAAAACGAGCGCTCGCTACCTTTGCTGGAAAAACTGGCATTCGTAGTGGATAACCCGTTCGAGCGGTTGACTTATACCGAAGCAATCGAGATTTTGCTGAAATCGAAACCGCAAAAAGAAGGCAAATTCCAGTTTCCGGTAACCGGCTGGGGCATCGATTTGTCGAGCGAGCACGAACGCTATCTGGTCGAGAAGCATTTCAAAAAACCGGTGATCCTGACCAACTATCCGCGCGAGATCAAGTCGTTTTACATGAAACTCGATGAAGACGGAAAAACCGTGCGCGCAATGGACGTGCTGTTCCCCGGCATCGGCGAGATCATCGGCGGTAGCCAGCGTGAAGAGAGTTACGAAAAGCTCCTCGGCCGCGTGAAAGAAATCGGTATCGATCCTGAAAACCTGTGGTGGTACCTCGAAACCCGCAAATTCGGCACTGCACCGCATTCAGGCTTCGGACTGGGCTTCGAGCGCCTCGTGCAGTTCGTGACTGGCATGGGCAACATCCGCGACGTGATCCCATTCCCACGTTACCCTAAGAGCGCAGAATTTTAA
- a CDS encoding enoyl-CoA hydratase/isomerase family protein, whose translation MYQNLIFENRDGIARITLNRPDVFHALSPALISEITQAIRIAAEDASVRVVLLTATGEKAFCSGADLKEASASGMSAGEILRDYYEPMITTIRDIPKPVICRLNGVAVGAGCSLALACDMVIAAEDTYLSFAFVQIGLMPDAGATFFLPRMIGLARAFELASSGRRIPATEAKQIGLITHSVPRESLDEETGKLIACYRHAPTLAIGAMKRAFNQSMHSNLPQMLETERESQEMLFGTDDVREGIAAFLEKRKPDFQGR comes from the coding sequence ATGTACCAAAACCTGATTTTCGAAAACCGCGACGGCATTGCGCGAATCACGCTCAACCGTCCGGACGTTTTCCACGCATTAAGCCCGGCGCTAATCAGCGAAATCACGCAAGCGATCCGCATTGCGGCCGAAGATGCCTCCGTGCGCGTGGTGCTCCTCACTGCCACCGGCGAAAAGGCCTTCTGCTCCGGCGCCGACCTAAAAGAAGCGAGCGCCTCGGGCATGAGCGCCGGCGAGATCCTGCGCGACTACTACGAGCCGATGATCACCACCATCCGCGACATTCCGAAACCGGTCATCTGCCGCCTGAACGGCGTAGCCGTCGGTGCCGGTTGCTCACTCGCATTGGCCTGTGACATGGTGATAGCGGCCGAAGACACATATCTGAGCTTCGCATTCGTACAAATCGGACTGATGCCCGACGCGGGTGCGACGTTTTTCCTCCCGCGCATGATCGGCCTCGCCCGCGCCTTCGAACTAGCCTCAAGCGGCCGGCGCATTCCCGCCACCGAAGCAAAGCAGATCGGCCTGATCACGCATTCGGTCCCCCGGGAGTCCCTCGACGAAGAAACCGGGAAACTTATCGCCTGCTACCGCCACGCCCCCACGCTCGCCATCGGCGCAATGAAGCGTGCATTCAACCAATCGATGCATTCAAATCTGCCTCAAATGCTGGAAACGGAGCGGGAAAGTCAGGAAATGCTGTTTGGAACGGATGATGTGCGGGAAGGAATTGCAGCTTTTTTAGAAAAGCGAAAGCCTGATTTTCAGGGCAGATAG
- a CDS encoding helix-turn-helix domain-containing protein, producing MTHTAPNPKIHEGRNVKRFREMLGIKQDALAFELGDEWNQQRISTLEQKEKIDSEILEQVAAILKIPAEAIRNFDEEQAVNIISNTFNSEAYYVGNPQATFNVNPIEEIRKLHYEKIELYERMLREKDEMLERLERLIGRG from the coding sequence ATGACACATACTGCCCCTAATCCCAAAATCCACGAAGGCCGCAACGTAAAACGCTTCCGCGAAATGCTGGGCATCAAGCAAGATGCACTCGCATTCGAGCTAGGCGACGAATGGAACCAACAGCGAATTTCCACGCTCGAACAGAAGGAGAAGATTGATTCGGAAATTTTGGAGCAAGTGGCTGCGATCTTGAAAATCCCGGCCGAGGCCATAAGGAATTTTGATGAGGAGCAGGCGGTGAATATTATTTCGAATACATTCAACAGCGAAGCTTATTACGTAGGAAATCCGCAGGCAACTTTTAATGTCAATCCTATTGAGGAAATAAGGAAGTTACACTATGAAAAAATAGAGCTCTACGAGCGGATGTTGAGGGAGAAAGATGAGATGCTAGAAAGGTTGGAACGGTTGATTGGCAGAGGGTAA
- a CDS encoding RagB/SusD family nutrient uptake outer membrane protein, with protein MRLKSYCAALLSCSLLLSCTDLDENLGSALEESTTGNINPAELLISAYTSLNGPYQHDNRWCLQELSTDAAIAPTRGGDWDDNGTHRAIHLHTWNADNSYMSNTFGGLLTAIYQSSNVLRYSPSKQQAAEARFIRALAMLDVLDLWGVVPFRESLEDFRELPKTLQPQEAIDFIISEMNAVMPDLPTSGAAYVANQNAARVLLMKVYLNKGVFLDRQNPKFDAADMSKVVALANEITGYTISAPGKYFDNFAPDNNVKSTENIFTLYNEEGVRGGGVDRAYWTVSHYNMTPGGWNGWATLSNFYDKFTANDERRGIYYNYPSDTTSNRTKNYKRQNVGFLEGQQYSWVTNKPLNARNPATQPLVFSRELTIRTSGTTLETAGIRVIKYPFDYASKGQRNNDWVVYRYSDVLLMKAEAILRGGTPGTAADALTIVNSIRTNRGAANLTALTLDNLLDERGRELYWEGWRRQDLIRFGKFMQAGQIRPADADPKTLVYAIPSQQIAVNSNLKQNPGY; from the coding sequence ATGAGACTTAAATCATATTGCGCAGCACTTTTAAGCTGCTCACTGCTACTTTCCTGCACCGATCTCGATGAAAACCTCGGGAGTGCCCTGGAAGAAAGTACGACAGGTAACATCAATCCGGCCGAGTTGCTGATCAGCGCCTACACCTCGCTGAACGGCCCTTACCAGCACGATAACCGCTGGTGCTTGCAGGAGCTTTCCACCGACGCGGCCATCGCGCCAACACGCGGCGGCGACTGGGACGATAATGGTACCCACCGGGCCATTCACCTGCATACCTGGAATGCCGATAACTCTTACATGAGCAACACATTCGGCGGCCTGCTCACGGCCATTTACCAGTCGTCCAACGTACTGCGCTACTCGCCATCGAAGCAACAGGCTGCCGAAGCGCGGTTCATCCGGGCGCTGGCGATGCTGGATGTGCTCGATTTGTGGGGTGTGGTGCCATTCCGCGAGAGCCTGGAAGATTTCCGCGAGCTTCCCAAAACACTCCAGCCCCAGGAAGCCATCGACTTCATTATCTCTGAAATGAATGCGGTGATGCCGGACCTGCCCACCTCGGGCGCTGCCTACGTGGCCAACCAGAATGCGGCAAGGGTGTTGCTGATGAAGGTTTATTTGAACAAAGGCGTATTTCTGGACCGTCAGAACCCGAAGTTCGATGCGGCCGACATGAGCAAGGTCGTAGCGCTGGCGAATGAGATCACAGGTTACACCATTTCGGCCCCCGGTAAGTATTTCGATAATTTCGCGCCTGATAACAATGTAAAATCGACTGAAAACATCTTCACGCTTTACAACGAAGAAGGCGTAAGAGGTGGCGGCGTGGACCGGGCCTACTGGACGGTATCGCATTACAACATGACGCCCGGCGGATGGAACGGATGGGCAACGCTTTCCAACTTCTACGACAAGTTTACGGCTAACGACGAGAGAAGAGGAATTTACTACAACTATCCGTCCGACACGACGTCCAACCGCACCAAAAACTATAAGCGCCAAAACGTCGGTTTCCTCGAAGGACAGCAGTACAGCTGGGTGACCAACAAGCCATTGAATGCCCGTAACCCGGCCACTCAGCCGCTGGTATTCAGCCGCGAACTCACCATCAGAACCAGCGGAACCACGCTGGAGACTGCGGGTATCCGTGTAATCAAATATCCGTTTGACTATGCTTCCAAAGGCCAGCGCAACAACGACTGGGTCGTTTACCGCTATTCGGACGTATTGTTGATGAAAGCAGAAGCGATCCTCCGCGGCGGCACTCCGGGCACCGCAGCCGACGCCCTGACGATCGTAAACTCGATCCGCACGAACAGAGGCGCGGCCAACCTGACCGCTCTGACGCTGGACAACCTGCTGGACGAACGCGGAAGAGAATTGTACTGGGAAGGTTGGAGACGCCAGGATCTGATCCGATTCGGCAAATTCATGCAGGCAGGACAGATCCGCCCGGCGGACGCCGATCCTAAAACATTGGTATACGCAATCCCGAGCCAGCAAATTGCGGTCAACTCGAATCTCAAACAGAACCCGGGTTATTAA